DNA sequence from the Nicotiana tomentosiformis chromosome 3, ASM39032v3, whole genome shotgun sequence genome:
atatatgaacaatagctaccaactctaagtcatgaacatagtaattcttctcatgaaccttcaactgccaagatgcgtatgcaatcaccctaccatcctacatcaatactgcaccaacccaatacgtgatgcatcagAATACACAATGTAGGatcctgaacctataggcaacactaacactgaggctgtagtcaaagcattcttgagcttttgaaagcttaactcacactcatcggaccaccAGAATAGGGCACTCTTCTTGGTCAATCTAGTTAATGGGGCTACGATGGAAGAAATCCCCTCCATGAACCAGcgataataacccaccaaacctAGGAAGCTCCTCATCTctgtagttgaagtaggtcttagccagttctgaactgcctcaatcttgttagcatccactttaatgcccttggcagatacaacatgccctaaaaagAAAACTGAGTCAaaccaaaactcatactttgaaagCTTGGCATgtaactgactatctctcagagtctgaagtacaatccaaagaagctgctcatgctcctctcgacaacgagagtaaatcaaaatatcatcaatgaagacgatcatGAAAGAATCCAAATATGGCTTAAATAACTGATTTATCAATTCCATAAATGTTGTCGGGCCATTTGTTAAGCCAAAtcacatcactagaaactcataatgcccataccgagtcaaaaaaactgtcttagggacatctgatgccctaatattcaactgatggtagccagatctcaaatcaatctttgaaaacaatttggcaccctgaagctaatcaaataagtcatcaatccttgacaactgatacttgttcttgattgtgactttgttcaacttccgataatctatacacatcctcatagaaccatccttctttatcacaaacaacacgggtgcaccccaaggcgagacactaggtctaatgaatcccttatcaagcaaatcctgcaacttcttcttcagttccttcaactcggGCTGGGCCACATAGTGTGATGGAATAGAAATTGGTTGAGTGCCccgagccaagtcaatacagaagttgATATATCTGTGGgatggcatccccgacagatctgcaggaaacacctctggaaaatCATGCACAACCGGTACTAAATCAATCGAAGGAACCTCCGCATTAGAATCTCAAATAtcggccaaatatgctagacatcccttctcgaccatatgctgagccttcacataagaattAATCCTGATGGCATAATGTCCAGGAgtccctctctactctaatcaaggcaaccccggtatggctaaggtcaccctcttagcgtgacagtccaatatagcatggcaaggttacaaccaatccatgcttaaaataacaccaaagtccaccatatcaagtAGTAGTAGATCTATACTAGTCTCAAGGCTCCTGATagaaaccacacacgagcgataaatacgatctacaacaatataaTCTCCCACAGACGTGGACACAtatataggagcactcaaagaatcacgaggcataaccagatatgaagcgaaataggatgacacgtaggaataagtagcgCCTgggtcaaatagaactgaagcatctctatggaaaactggaacaatacatgtgatgatgGTGTCAGATGACTCAACCTCAAGTTTAGATGGGAATGCATTAAAatagggttgggccccaccactctgacctccgCCTCTCGGACGGTCTCTAACAGATtgaccttcacctctaatggtctaacctccacctctaatggtctggcCTTCACCTCTGGCAGCTtgacctccatctctagctgGCTTAGCGGGCGATGAAGCAACCGggtgttacatcccgcattttcgtactttaaagtttcgtcgtaagctaatcaTGTAAGTtcgaaaatgagattattttgagattataagcattttgctatttcaaacaagtgatgagtaaattcgtgaaggtgagaggataagcaaatcaaagaaaatgaattttcgtcaaagtttgacatgttgggataaaatacagcccGAGaaaaaatacccggtatttatggactagtgtcatacaaggtaccacaggaccatgatagtaaggtgtataaggtatgttaaaagtgggtagtattttaagtaatttgagataatctttaattatttgaattattggataatgggagAATTAACAAGTTAATAAATAATTAGTGGTTGATTAATTAAAGTCATTTGGATAAAGGCTAAGGCAAAACGTGGCAGCCACATGGAAATATATTAGGTAACTCTTGAATCACCTTGAGAGGTGGCAACACTTCAAGAGATGGGCACCTTATCTCTTTGGATTAAAGAATGTCATCAAATCATTTCTTTAATGGACAAAAATAAAGATACTTCATCTTCAAGTTACGGATGAACTTCAACTAGAAAACTTATGCAATATTATGATCAAAATTACAAAAATGGAGATGTTTTACATCTACCAAGCAACGGATTTTCAGCAAaagaagttatactacgtaatattatagcaacggaattttgtgattttaagggagtacggtgctatcttcctcaaaaatatcatacggatttttcccaaCTCCGATCTCGTTGTTACTTGATTTGTTGCAATTGACGtatattagagggattgtcaagagaatcggctcaggtatgttaaggctatcccttctttatttttggcatgacccaaatgatactgaaagaaatgAGCAAACGCACAGTTTCCATAAACGAccctattcatagaaatattaggggtgtctatattcttgattccccatgtgaattattattatatctattgttcatgggtctcacaaAAATAcacatttgataaaatttatccgacaagcatattatttttatgacattctgagaaaatcttattaacgtatttcttaaggcatattatttttatgacattctgagaaaatattattaatgtatttcttatgcatttcatgcatttatacatatacattgacccatgaccagatgaggttatatacgcgtatatatatatatatattatgtatatgggatatggaaaaggttatggagttatatacgcaccaccacctgatcagctggtatacgttgatgattttgcccacagtggccaaaaTAAGCTATACTACGTAATATTATAGCAACGCGATTTTgtgattttaagggagtacggtgctatcttcctcaagaatatcatacggattgttACCTACTTCGATCTCGTCATTACGTGATTTGTTGCAATTGACGTATATTAgagggattatcaagagaatcggctcaggtatgttaaggctatcccttctttctttttggcatgacctaaatgatactgaaagaaacaaGCAAACACATAGTTtccataaacgactctattcatagaaatattaggggtgtctatattcttgattccccatgtgaattattattatatcttctattcatgggtctcagaaaaatacgtatttgataaaatgtatccgacaggcatattatttttatgacattgcgagaaaatcttattaacatatttcttaaggcatattatttttataacattTCGAGAAAttattattaatgtatttcttatgcatttcatgcatttatacatatatattgacccatgaccagatggcgttatatacgcgtatatatgtatattatatgtatatgggatatgggaaaggtttatggcgttatatacgcaccaccacctgatcagctggtatacgttgatgattttgcccatagtggccgagatgatatgatgggatatcctcagaggcttgatgatgttatgaacacatatacctatgcatggtatggcatttatacgcatatgcatgacgttataaaaatgaaatgattcacagagctatgcagacgtacatgtcgagtcttttactctatgtttctctcatgtctattatttactggttttcattccttacatactcggtacattatttgcactgacgtcccttttgcttggggacgctgcgtttcatgcccgcaggtctcgatagacaggtcgagagtcctccaagtaggcgatcagctcagcagaagatattggttcactccatttgctctgaagttgcttgtttggtcattATGATTTATAtttgtatggtttggtatggcggggctctatcccgacctttatgacagtTATATAttcctagaggcttgtagacaaatgtcatgtatatgaaagattgtaagaccttgtcggcctatgttttgagttttttAATGagcatgttggcctattaggaacgtatgtcacgtgtatatgatgatgtaataagaaagatatgttacactggtcgtggcccatcggtttgggtcgtgacaaaagtggtatcagagcagttctgtcctagggagtctaaaagtcgtgtctagtagagtcttgttaaTGGGTGTGTcgtacaccacacttataagcaggaggctacaaggcatttaggactgtcactctttcttcttactctagatcgtgtagtagagctcagttgtaagaactcaatttcctaaactctatcttattcataatacgatgatgcctacatccagaaatacggttggtaagagatataactgtggaagaattgagtcagaggagctcgatttttgcatcatgcttatgatggatataTATGAGATATtgagcagatcatgtgtgtactaagatgtgtaagcttctggaaaaggagccctacggcatgaatatctatccacccatatggtaaaaagcaacgagagattcggaaggtagatacaagcttcaacaaataaaataagcaagatgaaaaagggtacaaGGTACCTACCTAGCTAGTGAAGATTATCGTTATTTACCATTCAcgaagggagatataagcattttgagttaccttcaacagtagtaGATGTATGTACTATcgaccacacccatctcatttatgccctatgtgGGTTAACAAaattagtataagagaaggcaggatgtcaggatctagctgggctagggtaacccaaaatggtggatggattgttagcgttggctgacatttccaaaggatattacaaatatgctaatagatctccttgtgagacacccagatggtgcactctaaaatggtatagctagatatgagtactacaaagataggcattggaagcctggaagggataaatattatctttgtGTGACTcatgtccctagtagagaaagaatgttaggcgatTTGAAGAGCCAATGGATAGAGTAAGGAgagctaaaagaaaaagaatgtcttgttgaagttttcagaataaagtaatagacataaatgttagcggaaaataagaagagggtcaatgaagcattatgagtaagatatcatacatggatgacaacggtagaaacAAAaatgatgacagtattacagagtctataatcaagtgaaggaaaagacgagaggtgaaaagccttgagacaacaaaagaatataggccataaagtcatgtcctcattttgaaaaataagttcgtgactctaatatgattaccaaaaggaaaggttagaccccagagtaatagaaatcagtatggactggtgaacaaggtaaactaaacatgaattagggattgagtgatttgacaatggtcgacatcatgagaatttaggatttcgttccggcgataatagaatagacaacaggagaagattcatgagaaattcagagaatggtcattcaggaagacgcttccctaaaaaaAGCAatggttaagcttaagggactgtatgttctagttacactaagtgtcaccctcgtgagtaaggaattttgttatccttggtacaataggtgagtaagggtcatcgatgatgtggaaagacgccaaagatgaagaggtaaaacatctataggtagatcgtcataGCTCCatctcttagtactcccctaaacggggggaatatggagtgatgtggcattaagtcagaattaagtggttctagtaactatggaatggtaaaggaaaaatgcGATAAAAATGTGAAAGGAATGACATTGTACTTATCAtgcagatatgctacgattccaaaacattatgcaaacacgacgccAAGGAGGGGAGGTAAGGGTTCCTgtttgagatgttattgatagataaggagccagtgcaggacgtaagttaagataaaggaaatgacctATGAAAGATTACgtagaatattgatatgagaatgagccaatgagtagttgattcaggaagagcccaGTTATGactagataagaggatacagataaatcaatagattgtgcaagataaatagagtgaaccccaacatggggaattcaatcTCACAtatatgacatcgtgaccttgagaaatattcagataggagttggggtagttaaaggaaataaaagagagtgccactgggatgATAGTCAAAATATCAAGTTCAGAAGGCGTGGAGATAAGTAAccacggataattataggcgaggaggGACATCAAAAATtttgtcgagtatacgatgtaataatctcacaactttacaagagtcagagggtcctccctaaatactacaatgaaagactagttgagaaagtaaggaagaaggctttaacCTAAGCTCATTGACCTAAGGAGGGAATGGTCCTATAACAACattctcacaacaacattgtatgcactccataagaaaatggcacctaccgtggctaatgaacgggaagtaaaatcagaagtgatatccaagatcatatgagttgtatggaattccaatatgtgtgggcactaagataagctaagtatgcacacgAAAGGGGaaagaaagaccaggaaaagtaaaagcctatgtttaaagaaagctgagaaggaataaaaggaattattcgatcaatgatccaaagtTAGTTTCGTTATGGACGCACTTAAGAGTTGGAGTTTTATACATGCAGCATATACAGGCGTGgaagattccggtataagttaaaagaaagaattgagcccaggtcatagatcgaattgttaaaggattatatcatggatattctacagcgcccatgaaaggctaaacataataactcataacatgAACCGCAAATCAGGAGATAGCTTAAGcgtacataaaggctgatcagaagaaggagaaaactaaagagttacatcaaccaagtaaatcaggaatctAATTATTGGACCGGAaatattatagaaatcgtgactaAGCACATTACAAGGTCACTCTTAATGTCAGAGGTACAAAagggatagtacaacaaccatattttaTAACGTCCCTACGATAAATCCGGTTAGAAAAGtatcagcctcataagaagtcagtacgaagctcccaccggattgtgtatgcaccagaggtgcaagtattataatagagcttcaagttatggacgtgaattatatctatgtggaaaggaggtcatgaaagagatagaagatacgatgcgggattttaaggtaagtaaggtaaagg
Encoded proteins:
- the LOC138908297 gene encoding uncharacterized mitochondrial protein AtMg00860-like codes for the protein MELINQLFKPYLDSFMIVFIDDILIYSRCREEHEQLLWIVLQTLRDSQLHAKLSKYEFWFDSVFFLGHVVSAKGIKVDANKIEAVQNWLRPTSTTEMRSFLGLVGYYRWFMEGISSIVAPLTRLTKKSALFWWSDECELSFQKLKNALTTASVLVLPIGSGSYIVYSDASRIGLVQY